In Mangrovibacterium diazotrophicum, the genomic stretch CTTCAACTGTACTCATATAAGCTTTCTGTATCCTTAACTTATCCAACAAGCTTCAAATCCTCAAATCAATGATTCAATTCATGTTACAACTAAAAAATTACAAATACGATACCTAATTAGCATATTGGTCGAATAACTACTTAGAGATGAATTAATCCGATGATCCTCAATAAAGAGCGAATGCTTGAATCTGATATTAATTTTCAGTTAAGCTAAGCTTCACTTTTTATAAAATTTCCACCGAGCACCCCTCACAAGATATTGCTTTCCCTAAACAATTAAGCCTGTTATTCCGTGTTTAACAACTACTTTTATCGTCCCGTCCCCAAACGGAAAATGCAATCATTCTGTACAATACATTTTCAAAATGGCGGCAGTTTAACGACAACTGTGTTTTTGGGCAAACCGACCAAATCCGTATTTGAGTAGCAAACTTAAATATTTTTCTTCAATTTGAACGATCCCTGTTTTTTACAATTTTCACGAACCACCCAACGACGCAGAGTTAAAAATGCAGGGGAAACCTTCAGAAGCGGGCAACTGAGACAATAAAAAAGAGCAGCTCTTTCGAACTGCTCTTCTATCGTATTCCTAACGAAAATCTGTATTGACTATCAAGCTAATCCTCATCGTAATTTTTCTGAAAGTCTTCACGTGCATCATCCACATCATCCATGTCCGGACCCTGTTCAATTTTAGTCCAATCAATCGTTTTGTGGTATTTCTTCATTGCAAGCTCAGCATCGAAAATCCGACTATCATGGCGTTCCAACGTGTACGGCGTAAAATCCGGTTCATCTGTAAAGAAGTCCTGTAACAACGAAGCTGTCAAATCGAAATGATTGACATTGGGTACATCCAGGATATTATAGATTGTTTTCAGAATAGCACCAAAATTGGCATGGGTGTGCGAAACGTAGCCATGCTTCACGTAAGGTCCCGCCATCATCAACACCGAGCGGTGCCCGTCGATGTGGTCAACTCCACCCTGCGGATCATCCTCGGTGATAATCACCAGCATGTCTTTCCAGTATTTGGTGCGCGACAAAAAGTGAAGCACACGTCCCACTGCCAAATCATTGTCAACCATGTAAGATTGTCGGTAAGGATAACCATCTTCCGGTCGCGGGCCTGTTCCGTGATCGTTCGGAATCATCATGGTCACAAAAGCCGGCATTTCGCATTCCCCGTCAATCCACTTTTCCGTAAACTCTTTTTCAAACTGATCCATCCGATACTGATCCGGAATATTCATATTATAACCGGCATAGTTATGACTGGTTCGCTTAAACAAAGCTTTTGGCATCGGAATCATTACCGCGTGCGCCGCTCCGGTATTAGTATCGTACCACTCTTCGCGTTCGTGCCCCGACTCGTTAGCCTGTCCGAAGTTGTAAAAGTCGACACCGCGGCGCTCCATAGCTTCCCACATTCCGCCAATCTCGCCGTAATCTTCCGGGTCGATACTTCCAATAGTCTGTGGCGGACGCCGGCCTTCAGCTTTGGAGAACCACTTGGCCGTTTTCGAAGTAGCTGCATTGGCTTCCACCCATTCGTTCGGAATGACGCCAACCAACCAGTGGTGCCCATGCACCGAAGCATCGCTGTCGCAGTAATAATTATCGGAAAAAGCAAACTGCTTAGCGGCCTTGATGTGGTTCGGAGAAATCCGAAGATTCGGGAACAATCCCTGCACCGAATCAGGCAACGTATAAGTGTTGTTTACGCCGAAGCGAGCCAGGGTACTGTCACCAATAGCGCCATTTTTCAGTTGTCCGAAAATCTCGTCGTAGGTACGGTTTTCCTTGGTTATGTAGACAATGTGTTTAATCGGACTTTGACGTAAACCTGCCACTGGGGGCAACGGATTAGTTCCATCGTCCTCCACCTCCGTTTCTTTGAATGTGTTGCCAATGGCCTGCTTCGTATATTCAGCTAATTTTTCGGTCGTAGGCACTGCTACCTTCTGAAAACTCCCCAGCTGAATTTGATTCACATTACTGCCCTGCACAGGTGCCACAAAACCTTGTCCGCCCGTTGGGCCAGCTCCCCATCCCCGGCAGGTAATGATGTAAAGATCTTTGTCATCATTCGA encodes the following:
- a CDS encoding bifunctional YncE family protein/alkaline phosphatase family protein encodes the protein MNMKSYLLAALVLAMGACKPTVQTVKVLQVPGRDQYCKIDHDGITVLPSGRFVTPVGEVLPITNDPYGMAISPDGKKAVTLHNGVITIVDTEKLMVQRVPSYDGSVPSPLVKGSYLGVSFGGDSRYVYLSGGDNGDVVIYDLEKLQKVGSISLDGKFKGEDFEDSFTSDLVYDPDKNELLVLDRANFRMVRLNLDTKKITGSVRVGRQPFGIAISPDRKQAFVANVGVYSYPLITGATPENVKDLMISHHPYGENTPESRNGTLVEGKQIPGLGDPNSLDAMSVFTIDLEQDTVISKFKTGYLVGETVEDAEVVGGASPNSIAVGREYAYVTNATNDNVAIIDYRTQELVGRIPIKIDDRIDHVRGLLPFGITMSKDEKTLYVALLGFNAVAVIDIPSRTTTGLIPSGWGPTRVELSNDDKDLYIITCRGWGAGPTGGQGFVAPVQGSNVNQIQLGSFQKVAVPTTEKLAEYTKQAIGNTFKETEVEDDGTNPLPPVAGLRQSPIKHIVYITKENRTYDEIFGQLKNGAIGDSTLARFGVNNTYTLPDSVQGLFPNLRISPNHIKAAKQFAFSDNYYCDSDASVHGHHWLVGVIPNEWVEANAATSKTAKWFSKAEGRRPPQTIGSIDPEDYGEIGGMWEAMERRGVDFYNFGQANESGHEREEWYDTNTGAAHAVMIPMPKALFKRTSHNYAGYNMNIPDQYRMDQFEKEFTEKWIDGECEMPAFVTMMIPNDHGTGPRPEDGYPYRQSYMVDNDLAVGRVLHFLSRTKYWKDMLVIITEDDPQGGVDHIDGHRSVLMMAGPYVKHGYVSHTHANFGAILKTIYNILDVPNVNHFDLTASLLQDFFTDEPDFTPYTLERHDSRIFDAELAMKKYHKTIDWTKIEQGPDMDDVDDAREDFQKNYDED